The Argiope bruennichi chromosome 9, qqArgBrue1.1, whole genome shotgun sequence nucleotide sequence ttgtgttttttggagaaaatatctAAATACGAATCACGTACTGATTACATATGAGTATTTTTCAATCTTTCCTACACATGAAAaggtcatttaaaaataaaaaaaatcatgcatatacttagtttaacatattattgaaaataatctgctatattacattattcattttacaaaaaaaaaaaatcatgcatatacTTAGTTCaatatattattggaaataatctgctatattacattattcattttacaaaaaaaaatcatgcatatacTTAGTTCaatatattattggaaataatctgctatattacattattcattttacaaaaaaaatcatgcatatacTTAGTTCaatatattattggaaataatctgctatattacattattcattttacaaaaaaaaatcatgcatatacTTAGTTCAACATATTATGGGAaaaaatctgctatattacattattcattttacaaaaaaaaaaaaaaaaaaaaaaaaaaaaaaaaaatcatgcatatacttagtttaacatattattggaaaaaatctgctatattacattattcattttacaaaaaaaaatcatgcatatacttagtttaacatattattggaaataatctgctatattacattattcattttacaaaaaaaaaatcatgcatatacttagtttaacatattattggaaataatctgctatattacattattcattttacaaaaaaaaaaaaaaatcatgcatatacttagtttaacatattattggaaataatctgctgtattacattattcattttacaaaaaaaaatcatgcatatacttagtttaacatattattgaaaataatctgctatattacattattcattttacagtttatctatcattacttatgtTTTTGAAGTTATACTCAGTTTCACgacggtgaaatcgggtccgagatggcgctatatgacattattagcatgaaaatagatagaaaaaaggctttaataaaaaaatgttttttgtgtgtaaaatcgcattttttcaggaaagacacctatataggtaaacttaaaaagcaaaaatataaaacctaaatatacaaataaaaaaaaactgaaattacaaCTCGAACTCACAACAAACGGGTCATTCTTGTTGCGCTGACCACTATTCGGCATCGTCCACACTCGTAATTGGAATCTACTTaatctaatagttagttataaattgtttttatgtgtaaaatcttatcttttcattaaaaacattcatgtaaataaaattcaaaagcaaaaacttatctaaatataaaattttacccaAACCGTTAGAGCCGTTTCTGCGATAcacaaacataaatttatatacatacaagaattgctcgtttataATTATAAGATTCATTTTATGTTTCTTCAATCAACTGATACGCTGATGTTTACGCTTCAATGCGCTTCAATATGctaatgtttttggaaaataatacatACACCATCAACTTCAAAGATACGGtatgttaaagaatataaatcGTTAATCTAGTATACTGGGTTAAaaccattttcaaatatttgttaaaatagagTTCCTTGAATTTATCCATATCAATACAATTCAATCTTTCCTCCATTTAAATCGAGTTTTAACGACAAGTCAGACGATTACTGAAACGCTGCCAGCGCTGGGAGATAAATCCCTTTTCTATAAATCCGAGCAGGAAGTTTTTGATGCAGATTTAATGAACTTCCGATAGATAGAATGTTATCAACCGCCTAACAATAAAACGTCAAATCGTGAGTCACCACAAAGAATATTATAATGAGGAATGTTGTCAACTAGGAAGAAATCCGCTGGGTGTCGCTATGGCAACAATTGTTTACGACAATAGGGCAGAATCACTTCAATTTTTGAATCTATTCTGATATTTAGTGGGGTAGAAAAACtgtgagatttaaaaatatcccaaATAACTTTTCCATGAGATGAAAAAGTGTTTAGGCGCAGAATAATGTTACTGgtttttttggatttaaaaaaaaaaaaaaaaaaaaaaaaactagttggctcttagtttaatttcataaattacttgctttttgaatttttgattattttaatttttatttaaatattttattactgacaTAATAAACGTTTGCATATAATCTTCATGAGTATTTAATCTTTAcgaaaatgctttatatattttttgatttcattactAAACAAATATGGTAAAAGTAAATGCatcacaataaaatataattggtgTTGAACCGCAGGATTACGAAATATGAGGTATATAAGTTCTTATATCCATTGCGTTTAATGAACGCCCTTTGTAAAGTTCATATTTTTGTTGGAATAGTGTAAAGTAGAAttcattacttgaaaaaaaatattttctaaatttttttctagatttgataatttattaaaagaacttaAACTTTTATAGGAAATACAACTTGGTGAAATTGGTTCAGTGATTATGATTGGGGAATTTTGTCAAGCTTTCCCTTAGAGAATGTGTAGGGTTAGCAAGGAATTAGGTTTTCCATTTCAGAAATCTCTAGAATTCACTCTGTtgatccaaataagataaaatttgaactaaagaCAATTTAAATGATGCGTGTGTGacttccattaaataaaaatgtttagtaccgatagatggcgctataATAGAAATTGTATTTATCACTGTGAAACAATATCTTTCTTATAGGATATGAAAGGATCAGGACCAGGTTATCCCGGAAGGCCGTCGATTGCATGGCCATGGAGgacacaaagtcctccaagtcgaggcAATACCACTGGGGGCACTGGTTCAGAGGGGAtctaattcaggtctaaattatgatctgtggaagagataatgaaatgtatgaatgaagtccgccccgtaaaaagggttgtgatgcatcagtagctaagtcgtactcttggtcctagatggtgctactgaaacaagagataCTAAAAAAATATCGGTTTAAATTGGTTACTTTTcaatgggcttgtctatgacaagtgtcatgagaaataacaacaaaatctttcatattttaaagcgGTTGGAGAGAGGCGTTTTATATGAATCGCAAGctttatataaaacagaaattagaaaaatcGGTGCAGGGATTATGGTTGAGAATTCAGGTCAGGTTCTGTTCCCATACAGATTTCACTCGAAATTAAATGGTTTTGAGAAACAAAGAACTTTGATATTTAGAAGTCTTGAGAagtcatataaattaaaaattatatatatatatatatatatatatatatatatatatatatatatatatatatatatcataaagtaaaaaaaatctgttcagtgaaaaataatatcttcttcGACAGAAgcataattactttgaaaaaatctTCATGGACGTGTGGAAAAAAAATGCCgaataataaaaaagtgtaaattaaaaacaagggaaatttgtttcatttttaaaccaTATAAACATAGacgaagtaaattaaaaaaatgttgtgtagtaaaagatgtaaatatttttaaaattattttgaagaactgAAGAGtgtcaataaaaagaaaactatcttcttttttgcttttgaaaCTTAATAATCCTGTCAAATaagataatttgataaaaacaacatttaagagtatgtgtttttttatgttagtgaaatgcagatattttttaacttatttcttaTTGTTACCGCCTTGTTGGCGCCTTTTGTAAGGAATGTAGCAAACCTACGCTGACTTTTcttcagcgataaaattattgtaaccctgctgacatgggatCAGTTTGAAAAACAGTTTCGTACTGAGGAGTTCGTTGCGGGGTCGTTGcacctcgatgaaataaaaagttggctttcgaattgtcgtttgatttttaaaagaatacagtccacttattaaaaaatttaaatgaaccagcttaacttatggtaaattcgtaccaTAAAATTGGGTCCGCTCGcggaatttgaattttaattaaatttcgatttgaatagtaaataataatggaGAAAGACATTACTTCGTTAAATAGGACTCGTGGTGGAATCAAGGCGCAAATAACTAGACTATTAACGTCAATAAAGGATCAGCAGTTTGAGGATGTTGAAATAGAAGAAATTGAAGTCAAGTTGGATAAAGTGTGTAAATTAAATCAACAGTTTGAACTTTTAAGACAAGACTACTACAAAGTTGTGAAAAGAGATGACGATTTAGTGGAAATTGAAAATAGCTTCGAGGATATCGACTCGGATCTCCTAAAATTGGAGGTAAgcttgaaaaaactttttaataattgcatgcataaaaatgggaatgcaaaaattaataaatctaatgatGTTAATATCAAGCTGCCAGAAATCCCATTACCAAAATTCTCGGGTAATTTTGAGGAATGGGACATTTTTAAAGCTCAATTTGATTCGTTAATTTCTTCTAACAAACAACTTTCAGAGTCgcaaaagctttattatttacaatcatgctTAGTTGGAAGTGCGGCTCGGATGATATCGAATGACGATACATTTCATTCCTTATTGAAAGCTTTGGAAGATAGATTTGATAATAAAAGACTTATTATTAATACtcacattaatgaaatattttcgattgAAAAGTTGCACAATGAAAGTGCCAAAGATTTAAGATCATTAGTTGATCAATTACATAAACATTTAAGAGTTCTAAAATTATTGGATTTAGATTTGGATAAACTAAGTGAAGCTATGTTGATTAACATTGTTATGCAGAAATTGGATAAAGAATCGCGTAAACAATTTGAAATGACTTTGACGTCAAATGAGCTAACTGATTGGAatacctttataaaatttattgaaaaagatgtcaaattttagaaaatttgcaaaGTAATATCGTTCAACCAccaaaatcgaaatttatttcccAAAGTTCTAAATCTCGTACTTTGGTAACAAAGGTAAATGACACTTCATCAAAGTGTCCTGTTTGTCGTCTACCAGCAAATCATCCTATCTATAAATGCAAaagttttcttgatttaaatgcTGTGGAACGTTTTAATATGGTTAAAAactctctctgtgtgtgttgTGCTTAAAACCAGGGCACAGATAAGCCTTTTGTCGCCAATCTAAGTACTTGTGTCACATCTGCAATGGTAATCATAATTATCTTTTGCACAGACATAACAAACCTTCGATCGGAGGAGAAAATGTTACTCATTCCGAAGCAATTCCTTCGGAGCCGAGGACTGATTTATCCCCCACAGATGTGACCTTGGCCGATTCACAGCATACTTCCTCTGCCTgcttacttataaaaaataaaagcgttcTACTTCCAACTGCAATAgtacttattcaaaatatttatggccACTTCTCGAGGGCTAGAGTAATACTAGATAGTGCTTCTCAGGCAAATTTTGTAACAAAGCAGTTTGCTGACAGCGCGAATTtgcgaaaacaaaaaataaatacatcggtTTCTGGATTGGGAGGAATTTCTACTTCGATTGAATATGAGGCTGTTGCAAATATAGCCAATTGTAATGGATCTTTCTTTTTATCACAAACCTTTTTTGTAATAGATAAAATTACGGATATGGTTCCGGCAACAAATGTTAATTTAGAGAATTTAGAAATTCCACAGGTTATGTTTGGTGATCCGGAATTTACACGGAGTTCCAAAATCGATACCCTTTTGGAGGCTGAAACCTTCTTTGAAATTGTTAAGGGTGAACAAATACGTTcatctctaaattcattaatatttcaaaatactgtatTTGGTTATGTCGCTGGTGgctatgtaaatacaaataatcaGGAGCCATGTACTAATTTATGTACTTTAGTTTctcgaaatgaaaatattgaaaaagtaatcGAAAAATTCTGGTTAGTGGAAAATATTAGTGAAGAAAATACTATTCTTAGTAGTGAAGAAGAGTTTTGCGAGGCTCATTTTAAAGAAACCCACACCAGAAATAAGGATGGTCGATTCGTAGTTAAAATGCCGTTGAAAGAAGGTTTGTTGGGTGATTCTAAAGCCTTAGCCAAAGTTAGACTTAACCAAACAGTTAAGCGATTGCATAAGAATCCcatgatgcaaaatttatataaggaatttattgcagaatatgaAAGTTTGGGTCATATGGGAAAAGTGAATAATGACATGTGTGAAGGATCTTATTATTTGCCGCATCATGGAGTTTATAAACCTGAAAACTCAACCACAAAATTAAGGGTTGCATTTAATGCCAGTGCCCCTAGTACATCGGGACAAAGTTTAAATGATTTGCTTCTTGCCGGTgcagtgaaagaaaatatttttgaaataatgactaGATTTAGGACTTATAAATACGCATTTACGGCAGATATTAAGAAGATGTACCGTCAAATATTAATCGATGAATCACAGAGAAATCtgctaaaaatattatggaaggATAATATGAATGAGTCTCCGACTACTTATCGCCTTAACGCTGTCACTTACGGCACAAAATCGGCTCCATTTTTGGCCATTCGTTGTTTGAAGCAACTCGCTTTGGATGAAGCGAAAAAATTTCCGTTAGCTTCGCAAGTTACACTAACAGACGTGTATATGGACGATTTCGTCTCGGGTGCTGCTACTTTAGAAGCAGGAATACCTTTGATACCAGGAATTACAAAGGCAGTTGATACAAATGCTGCAAACTTGTGGCATGGAGCTTCATAAATGGACTTCAAATTCCTCTGAACTCATAAATAATAGCTTTGAGGATACTAACCAACAATATTTTCTTGTTGATCGACATTCTTCAGTAAAAGCTTTGGGTCTGAATTGGCAAccaaaagaagattattttctctttaaggtAGACTTAAAGATCAAGCCTTTCTACACTAAAAGAGACGTGTTGTCAGTTATCGCGCGTTTGTATGATCCATTAGGTTTCGTTGGTCCTGTTATCACAAAGgccaaaatttttatgcaaaaattatggaTCCAACAATTGAACTGAAAAGATACTTTCCCTCAATCAATTCAGCCAGAATGGTCAAATTTTATGACATCGTTGAAAATCATCGAAAATCTCAAAATTCCTAGACATATCTTGACAGAATCTTATGAAAGAACTGTTATAGTAGGTTATGCTGATGCTTCTGAAGCTGCTTTCGGAGCGGTagtttatatgaaaactattatgGAAGATGGCACAGCTGTCAATAAACTTATTGCCAGTAAATCAAGAGTCGCTCCCATTAAAGTAATTTCGATCCCTCGTTTGGAGTTGTCAGCGTGTCTGCTTCTCTCGCAGTTGATAGAGGGAATTCGTCCTTCTCTTCATATGCTAATCAATGAAATAATCTGTTACACAGATTCAACAATTGCACTTGCCTGGATAAAGACACCTTCatataaactaaaaacttttgtTGCTACTCGGGTATCAAAGATACAAACTCTAACAGAAAACTTCCAGTGGAAACATATTTCTTCCCAACTGAATCCTGCTGATGTAATATCTAGAGGTTTGAACCCTCATGAACTCTTAACCAACGACTTATGGTGGTGTGGTCCTGACTATTTACCGGActctaaaaattattctagtGTTGAACTTGATGAGTCTGCAATTTCAGATGAACAATATCTGACTGAACTTAAATCACAGTCAAACATTAGTTTATCTtctctaaataatatttcatttcttgaggATTTTTTAGCCATAAGTAATGACTATGTTAAATTAATTcgagtatttagttttatttgtaggtttttattcaatattaagaataaaacaaaaattaccggTCCAATCACAAATAGTGAATTGGAAagagcaaaaaagaaattaatggagATTATTCAGGTAAGTGAATTTTATAAAGAGATAAAGGCCCTAAAAAACGGAGAAACTTTGAAGAAGGGTCCTATAAGTCACTTAAATGCGTTTTTAGATGCAAACAATTTGTTAAGAGTAGGTGGTAGATTGGTTCATGCAGATGTTAGTTATAATCATAAACATCAGATAATACTGcctaaaaagcacaaaattaccACTTTAATTTTCCAGTATTATCACTTAAAGAACTTTCACGCAGGACCTCaatcattattacattttgttcgGCAAGAATTTTGGTCCATTGGAGGCAAAAATATCGCAAGAAAGGTTGTGCGCAACTGTATAACTTGTTTTAGGTGCAAACCTACTTCCTTAGACCAATTAATGGGGAATTTACCTCCAGAGCGAGTAAATCCCAACCCTGTATTTTTTAACACAGGTGTAGACTTTTGCGGTCCATTTTTCATAAGttacaaaaatcaaagaaagggtAATTTACATAAGGTGTATGTAGCTATTTTCGTTTGCCTAGTTACTAAGGCTATACATCTTGAAATAGTTTTTGACTTGACATCACAAGCATTTATTGCTTGCTTGAAAAGATTCTTCTCACGTCGAGGGAAATGATCAACTTTATTTAGTGATAATAGTAAAACCTTTATAGGAGCcaacaaagaattgaaaaaactCGCTTCACTTGTTAATTTTCCTGATGAAAATTTATCCAAGTTTTTGGCAATGGAAAATATCTCCTGGAAATTTTTTCCCCCTCGGGCTCCTAATTTCGGAGGACTCTGGGAGTCTGGAGTTAAGTACTTCAAGCATCATCTAAAAATAACTGTTgctgatgcaaaattattttatgaggaatttttaactgttattacTCAAATAGAAGGCATCCTAAACTCAAGACCTATTTCACCTTTATCTTCCGATGCTTCGGACTTAGAACCATTAACTCCAGGCCATTTTTTAATAAGCAAGCCCATAAATTCTATCCCAGAGCCTTCAGTAATAAATGAACTAGACAGTAAATTAACCCGTTGGCAAAGACTGACAAAAATAGTAGAACAAATCTGGAAACGCTGGTCGATTGACTATCTAAATCATTTGCAAGACCGAAAAAAATggcgattttcaaaaaataatattaaggaaaatgatATGGTTTTACTAAAGGGGGATAACCTTCCACCTTTGAAATGGTGTCTTGGAAGAATAAGCCAAGTTATTCCCTGACAGGACGGCAAAATTCGTGTTGTAATTGTCAAAACTAAAAGTGGTCATTTTGAAAGACCAATATCAAAAATTTGCCTCCTACCCATTCAGACTTGATTTTCTAAtctgtacataaaaaaatactgtatattATTCTGAacatattcaaatgtttattatttttttacatatttaattgtacatttatgctttatacttatttatatttctatgtctttttttatatatattttcatgtttgaactcgaaaaaaatttttttgttgtatattgtGGATTATAACTTTGAATCTTGTATTGTAACTTGTGTTGCATAAACACGCAACGCGGGACGGAATGTTACCGCCTTGTTGGCGCCTTTTGTAAGGAATGTATCAAACCTACGCTGACTTGGCTTCagtgataaaattattgtaaccctgctgacatgggatCAGTTTGAAAAACAGTTTCGTACTGAGGAGTTCGTTGCGGGGTCGTTGcacctcgatgaaataaaaagttggctttcgaattgtcgtttgatttttaaaagaatacagtccacttattaaaaaatttaaatgaaccagCTTAACTTATGATAAATTCGtaccacttatttttttaatcaatctaattaatttttataaatgttatggaatctctaaatcaatttttctataaCGTGCTACTACGTGATGCCACTTTTATaggataataatttgaataaattaaccaatCAATTGATGTAATGCTTTCGAGAATACAAAAATCGTGTATTTTTATCCAAGATAGACATGCTTACAAAATCTCAGAATTCTATCATATTAGTAAGTCAGTGTAAATCGTCGACTAATATCAACCATgaagcaagaaaaattaaatattagtttgcTGTTACATGTGACAGAAATGTTAAGTTTactataaaagaaagaataaccATTAAATATCTGTATGAATTAGTGATAGTGATTTTTAATGTCTGCAGTTTCAACAAACAGGAACCTAATGGAAGGAATCTAAAGGAACCTCAACAAAAGGAACCtttccttataatatttttatttttatggcaaaTTGATTTagacaaatgtattaaaaatgacaaatattgaaTGAATTGTGACATTACTTCCTTATTACTAGGAAGTGTTCATTTGTaactttcatgtaaaaaaaaaaaatcttttatttaataatgcttaCAAGGAGGTCACTGAGCTAAAACCGTCTGATTAActttaatataatgtaatgaatattttgaagcaatacatGAACTAATTTGAGAAGAATTTTTCAACAGTAAGTCGCGATCAGACCTCGTAGACAGTTAAAACGacactttttctttcaaacttttccACCACATCAATATGAGTATGCAAAAACCTTTGCAGCTTTTACATATTCTTCACCAAATTCGGATCTATTAGTAAACAGATCCCAAAATCGAGAGTTACTATGCTCTTACATACTTGGCAGCGTCATATTTATAGAAGTTGAAAAAAGTGAAGcaatctaaaacaaaataaaacattaaaattttagaattggtaaaaaattataaaagctacTGCTggatgtaaaataaaagaaactttaacaCATTTATTAGGTAAAATACATTCTCCACCAACTAAAGAAAGAACAAtgacattttggaaaaaaaaggataTGTTTGACGTAGACTGATCTCTATAcacctaaaaatattaaaaaaattattttctatgcagCAGAATTATAGGTAGcacttaaatattaaactaaaacatgataataaaatattacgtaaaacgataaaaaaatttctttttaatggaaataagatgaatagaaaattaaatggaattgatTTGAGTTTCAAAAATTGCCTTCagacgcagtgcggcacaaaagcagaagtaaagaagaagaagaagaagggacgaaacaaatgatcactaatcttaaataacatgggatttccggccacgcgccaattcaaaaCACGTGGTAAcatttgacaccttttcaagggcaccgaagggattaCTTTCATTTGAGAAGTAGTACTGATGGAGCATTAGTTTTACtgattaaaccgaaagtggaattggatcacgaaataagagaatatttttagaatgaagttactatgggctaaattaagataaagttttggaaattaattaaattgaaatcagaattaaaatatcattacatgtatatataaaaggaatgatgatttctttttctttaaaaaataattcaccagataatgaaaatttgctttcattgttaaaaatgtcACGTGAAAACGTGATCGCTGTTCCGTCAATCAATTAGCTGCGTTGATAGATCTTTTCAACTGTTGAAACATttggtaattaataaaatatcttaataatatttaatgaaaagtctatagaagaaaactatttaaaatgaaacaattgcaattttcaatgaaaattcgaataaactatattttccattatattattgaaaaatagcacacacacacacacacacacacacacacacacacacacacacacacacacacacacacacacacacacacacacacacacacacacacacacacacacacacacacacacacaaatttcgaaaagaaataaaataatttacgaaCAGAAGGGAAATATAACAATTTGTTTCTATCGAATTGATTTcgtgaatattatttaatatcttaaaaatcacATACAATCATTAACAAAAAATCAGGTTGCACtttcgatttaaaatttgaaaataatttgaaatcctAGCTAATCATATAGTTTACGACAATTATGTGCGATATATATATcataagcatataaattataataattatgcatGTGTGTAATATTAATGGaactaaaaacataattttactgatttttctgATTGACTTTAAAAATTAGTCTTTCTGCAAGACAGCAAGAACAATaactgcttgaaaaaaaaattgggttgAAAACAACTCTGTGCAGGTGTTCGCATAATTGAATGATAACAAAGAACAACTGAAAAACAGTAGAATCGGCGATATGCCATATgttgtcaaaattaaaatatacaataaaaatataatatgcgaaggaaatgaaaatttgaacccTGGAGAATTTTACTGTCcagagaaaatacaattttttaaaagaagatagACTAAATCGGAGTTCTCTTTCTCTTAATcggaatttgaaattcatttcagtttaataaattgctctttttcctttctgaataaaaggaaaaaaagtaatgacaatttcctttctttaaagaataattctcCAGTTAATGGAAAtctatttttgttgttaaaactCTCTTAAACTAAACCTGATGAGATCACTGATCCATGCAAGGCTCCTTATTCTATTAGCTGTTACGAAAAATCTCCAACTCTGATTATTTGTGTGATAACATACAACTGAGCAGAGATgctgaaaatcttttaaataggAATGTCGAGCTGATAaaacaaaaaggaagaaaaaataattaaattttataatttctttgtcGTGAATTAAAGAATTAGCATAATgtgaaaatcagaaataaaagagaaaaaaaaaaccttttgtgtgaagttaagtttaaaaataattgcatttaaaataattgtttttatagaatttttggagaatttttgaagtttctttAGAAAGCAATTaatcttcaaacaaaataaaatatagaattcacattttattataaagtttgctacATTATAAAGATTGCCATTAAAGAAA carries:
- the LOC129984967 gene encoding uncharacterized protein LOC129984967 translates to MVPATNVNLENLEIPQVMFGDPEFTRSSKIDTLLEAETFFEIVKGEQIRSSLNSLIFQNTVFGYVAGGYVNTNNQEPCTNLCTLVSRNENIEKVIEKFWLVENISEENTILSSEEEFCEAHFKETHTRNKDGRFVVKMPLKEGLLGDSKALAKVRLNQTVKRLHKNPMMQNLYKEFIAEYESLGHMGKVNNDMCEGSYYLPHHGVYKPENSTTKLRVAFNASAPSTSGQSLNDLLLAGAVKENIFEIMTRFRTYKYAFTADIKKMYRQILIDESQRNLLKILWKDNMNESPTTYRLNAVTYGTKSAPFLAIRCLKQLALDEAKKFPLASQVTLTDVYMDDFVSGAATLEAGIPLIPGITKAVDTNAANLWHGAS